In Oenanthe melanoleuca isolate GR-GAL-2019-014 linkage group LGE22, OMel1.0, whole genome shotgun sequence, the following proteins share a genomic window:
- the DAZAP2 gene encoding DAZ-associated protein 2, with protein MNGKGAAGPGPSGPFDRSPRPERGAFKGAGWAGPGAGPGAVPSPALLPRLCRCRPPTQPLRLRTPSSTGSALSPWALLAPPAYPGVSLYLSPGALGCPAGYFPLGQVCPPGSTLLLGAGLGAGGTGSIPVSGGGLG; from the exons ATGAACGGCAAAGGCGCGGCCGGCCCGGGGCCCTCGGGCCCGTTTGACCGGAGCCCCCGCCCCGAGCGCGGCGCCTTTAAGGGCGCGGGctgggcggggccgggggcggggccagg GGCCGTTCCCAGCCCAGCGCTCCTTCCCCGGCTCTGCCGCTGCCGCCCCCCTACCCAGCCCCTGCGGCTGCGCACCCCGAG CTCCACCGGCTCAGCTTTGTCCCCCTGGGCGCTGCTGGCCCCCCCAGCGtacccaggtgtgtccctgtaCCTGTCCCCgggggctctgggctgcccCGCGGGCTACTTCCCGCTGGGCCAGGTGTGCCCACCTGGAtccaccctgctgctgggggcggggctgggggcgggggGCACCGGCAGCATCCCGGTGAGTGGGGGGggtctggg GTGA
- the SMAGP gene encoding small cell adhesion glycoprotein, producing the protein MEGAQPHLSADLTTPYLGKAPTPPGHEDADTAVIAVVITLVFLTLLTVLLVIGIYLYRNQGSYRTYEQPEPDTAPREEAPPKDKEEYFI; encoded by the exons ATGGAGGGAGCTCAGCCCCACCTGAGCGCAG ACCTGACCACCCCGTACCTGGGGAAGGCTCCCACCCCCCCCGGCCATGAGGACGCCGACACCGCCGTCATCGCAG TGGTGATCACGCTGGTGTTCCTCACGCTGCTGACGGTGCTGCTGGTGATCGGGATTTACCTGTACAGGAACCAGGGCTCGTATCGCACCTACGAGCAGCCCGAGCCCGACACGGCCCCGCGGGAGGAGGCGCCGCCCAAGGACAAGGAGGAATATTTTATCTAA